One Clupea harengus chromosome 11, Ch_v2.0.2, whole genome shotgun sequence DNA window includes the following coding sequences:
- the LOC105901626 gene encoding vitelline membrane outer layer protein 1-like, with amino-acid sequence MGEFIESIQRIIALVERRQGIGDDTALNGIRLLCRHIENFALQQTISSFEGRWGSWTPYQDCGSEYLQSFSLRVERPQGGGDDTAANNIEFRCTNGKLLFGGGMSWGDWGSWSGQCSNGICGIMTKVEKPQGGVDDTALNNVQFRCCEE; translated from the exons ATGGGAGAATTTATAGAAAG CATCCAGAGGATCATAGCTCTT GTGGAAAGAAGACAAGGCATTGGAGATGACACTGCACTCAATGGGATCCGACTCCTGTGTCGACACATAGAAAACTTTGCCCTCCAGCAAACCATAAGTTCATTCGAAGGACG ATGGGGGAGTTGGACCCCTTACCAGGATTGTGGCTCTGAATATCTTCAGTCCTTCAGCCTCCGTGTGGAACGTccacagggaggaggagatgacacCGCTGCCAACAACATCGAGTTCCGCTGCACCAATGGAAAGCTTCTGTTTGGTGGTGGCATGTCCTGGGGTGACTGGGGGAGCTGGAGTGGTCAGTGTTCTAACGGAATCTGTGGCATTATGACCAAGGTGGAGAAACCACAGGGCGGGGTGGATGACACTGCCCTGAATAATGTCCAATTTAGATGCTGTGAAGAGTAA